A genomic region of Deinococcus sp. KSM4-11 contains the following coding sequences:
- a CDS encoding aminopeptidase, translating into MTSSTTTGDFQTKLARYADLLVRTGVNLPQGGKVRIAAPVEATELARLTARAAYRAGATDVRVVYTDPHLELALYEDGTDEAVTFLPDWVASEREAMVADGYAMISIVGEDPSLLAGVNPERVAARSKAQAQAMKTVMEAIGGMHVNWTVAAIATPAWAARVYPQLSEADAVERLWADIFTTTRVNGDDPVAAWAAHTAQLGRLSRLLNDKQYAAVHLTSGLGTDLTVGLATNHIWMGGGEAAKNGIYAVPNLPTDEVFTMPHRDRVEGWAVASKPLSVRGQLVEGIRVRFEGGRAVEVTASRGQDTLERLIGTDEGAAHLGEIALVPASAPVAQTGTLFLNTLFDENAASHIALGRCYPTNAVGGDDEAVVVAAGGNDSLIHVDWMIGTPDTDVDGITASGEREPLMRAGEWVI; encoded by the coding sequence ATGACCTCCTCCACTACCACCGGCGACTTCCAGACGAAGCTCGCGCGTTACGCCGACCTGCTCGTCCGCACGGGCGTGAACCTCCCGCAGGGGGGCAAGGTGCGGATCGCCGCGCCCGTCGAGGCGACCGAACTGGCCCGCCTGACGGCCCGCGCCGCCTACCGGGCCGGCGCCACGGACGTACGCGTGGTGTACACGGATCCGCACCTGGAGCTCGCGCTGTACGAGGACGGCACCGATGAGGCCGTGACGTTCCTGCCGGACTGGGTGGCGAGCGAGCGCGAGGCGATGGTCGCCGACGGGTACGCCATGATCAGCATTGTCGGGGAGGATCCGTCGCTGCTGGCGGGTGTGAACCCGGAGCGGGTCGCGGCGCGCAGCAAGGCGCAGGCGCAGGCCATGAAGACCGTCATGGAGGCGATCGGCGGCATGCACGTGAACTGGACGGTCGCGGCCATCGCCACACCCGCGTGGGCGGCCCGCGTGTACCCGCAGCTGAGCGAGGCGGACGCCGTGGAGCGGCTGTGGGCCGACATCTTCACCACAACCCGCGTGAACGGTGACGATCCTGTGGCCGCGTGGGCGGCGCACACAGCGCAGCTCGGACGGCTGAGCCGTCTGCTGAACGACAAACAGTACGCGGCCGTCCACCTGACAAGTGGCCTGGGCACCGACCTGACCGTTGGCCTCGCCACCAACCATATCTGGATGGGGGGCGGCGAGGCGGCGAAGAACGGCATCTACGCCGTGCCGAACCTGCCCACCGACGAGGTGTTTACCATGCCGCACCGCGACCGGGTCGAGGGCTGGGCCGTGGCGAGCAAACCGCTGAGCGTGCGCGGGCAACTGGTCGAGGGCATACGCGTGCGCTTCGAGGGCGGCAGGGCGGTGGAGGTCACGGCCTCGCGCGGCCAGGACACCCTGGAACGCCTGATCGGCACGGACGAGGGCGCGGCGCACCTGGGCGAGATCGCGTTAGTGCCCGCCTCCGCGCCCGTGGCGCAGACCGGCACGCTGTTCCTCAACACGCTGTTCGACGAGAACGCCGCCAGCCACATCGCGCTGGGCCGCTGCTACCCCACCAACGCCGTGGGCGGCGACGACGAGGCCGTGGTCGTGGCGGCGGGCGGGAACGACTCGCTGATCCACGTGGACTGGATGATCGGCACGCCCGACACCGACGTGGACGGCATCACCGCCAGCGGCGAGCGCGAGCCGCTGATGCGCGCCGGCGAGTGGGTCATCTGA
- a CDS encoding DUF2087 domain-containing protein has protein sequence MSDDLNARAAVFRALSHPARLTLLRLTWSEPLAGDHLARLMNLAPATVSHHLAQLVEVGLMVARQEGHARLHGPDHAALDATLAGLIRGETTALPAADPYRNRVLRSFFRAGKLTTIPAQLKKKMVVMQELGLLFGPGRRYPEREVNAILGEVHPDVATLRREMIGMNILARDRGVYWRVTPDSPGPSDEGAGGPVE, from the coding sequence ATGAGTGACGACCTGAACGCCCGCGCAGCCGTGTTCCGGGCCCTGTCGCACCCGGCGCGGCTGACGCTGCTGCGCCTGACGTGGTCGGAGCCGCTGGCGGGCGACCACCTCGCCCGGCTGATGAACCTCGCGCCCGCCACGGTGAGCCACCACTTGGCGCAACTGGTCGAGGTCGGCCTGATGGTGGCCCGCCAGGAGGGGCACGCGCGGCTGCACGGCCCGGATCACGCGGCGCTGGACGCCACGCTGGCCGGACTCATCCGGGGGGAGACGACCGCCCTGCCAGCGGCCGACCCGTACCGGAACCGCGTGCTGCGCTCGTTCTTCCGGGCCGGGAAGCTGACCACCATTCCCGCGCAACTGAAGAAGAAGATGGTGGTCATGCAGGAACTGGGCCTGCTGTTCGGGCCGGGCCGCCGCTACCCCGAGCGCGAGGTGAACGCCATCCTGGGCGAGGTGCATCCGGACGTCGCCACGCTGCGCCGCGAGATGATCGGGATGAACATCCTGGCCCGCGACCGGGGCGTGTACTGGCGCGTCACTCCCGACAGTCCCGGCCCGTCGGACGAGGGCGCGGGTGGGCCGGTAGAGTAG